The segment TCGGTGATAATCTGTGTCTCTAAAGAAGCTTGCTGCACGGCTCACCAATCTATCACTTTTAGTAAAGTTTGGTCCGCCTATCGTTTCAAGCACGCGCCAACCACCCAAAAAGGCCGCTTCTCCATCGGGCTTACTGAAAGCCTCATAATGCTGCGCAAGTGCGATTTCTGCGGTTTGCTTCCAAGGCAGCTTACTAAGGTTTTCCCTATATTGGACTACAATGCGCAATAATTTTGTGACCCTATCAGCAGGAATCCCGGCACGTCGCACTTCTTGAGGCCAGTGATTGAACCAATATTGTTGTGAGCTGAGGGCACCTGAAGGTGAGTGCACAGTCATATGCGGAGCAATAATACATCGGGCGATTGGCGTACGCGGGTTTTCTGGAATGATAGACCTACCACGATAAAGAAACAGTGAGACTAATCCAAGATCAGTAGAAATTGCGGCCTCGGCTTGCTCAAACGCATCAGACGCATTGGCAGCGTCGACTGAAACAACTGCTAAAGGTAAGTCACGATACTCCTGTAAATTTGCTCCATGATCGAAGTTATTCGATCCGACCTGCGACTGCCTATTTCTTCTTACTGATTGCATGAACTGCGAGTTAGAAGTCGGATCAAAATTAATCCAAACACCTCTTGATTTACGCTTTCCTACAATAATCTCGCCGCAATCGTGGATCGGGAAAACCACTTTATACTTAGCACGGATCATTTGATTGGAGATGCGTCTTGCGTCAGTGAGAAAACTTTGTAGCTCAAGGTTTTGTCTAGTTCGGATTGCCTTCTTAACGACAGCCTTCAAGTAAGCTGTGGTTCGGTTTTCCTCGAAGAGCGCAGTCGCCAAGTAACTTTCATATTCTCTTAGGCCACCGAAACCCCTCGTGGACATCGATCCATCTTCGTTGATGGTACGCGCAGCCGATATTTCGCGGAGTGCGTTTTCTATTTGGAATTTGTCCCGAACTCTTAGCATAATGGATTTCTAGCCAATAACCCCCATAAACTCCCGCCATTCCCCCTTGGACATCCCAGAGGTCTCCTGCGTCACCTCTTCCCCCGCGATCATGCGGCGCACGCAGTCGAGCGCTTTGCCGGACATCGTTGCACCGCCCAGACGGTAATCCTCGAACGCGCCGTAGGCGGCGGGCACCCAGTCGGCGACGACTTTGCAAATCGCGTCCGCGTAAACCCTTATTTCATACTGTGCATGTTTATCTGCCCGCAGACGCAAGAAATGAAACAGGTTATGGAGGTCCACTTTCCAGTACCATTGAGTGTAGATGTTTGACGGCAGGTTCATGCGGGCCAGTTCGCGGGCAAGGCCGTCTTGCGGCGCGCCGTCGGGGCCATCGGTCGAGATCATGCTTTCGTAGTTGTCATAGGCACGGTTGCTGTCGGATTTCAGGATTTCAAGGACGCGGGCGGCTTCCGCGCCTTCCAGCACGCCGCCCCTGCCCTGATTGTTCACCACGCTTTGCGCGTTCACATGTTCGGGCGCGGGAATATAGAATTCGCGGTCAAGGATCGAATAGCGGGCGGAGTATTCGTTGACGTTGGCGGTACGGTGGCGGATCCACTGGCGGGCGACAAAGACGGGCAGTTTGACGTGCAGTTTGATCTCGCACATCTCGAACGGGGTCGAGTGCCAGTGGCGCATGAGGTAGCGGATCAGCCCCTCGTCATTCTGCACGGATTTGGTGCCCTTGCCGTAGGACACGCGGGCGGCCTGACAGATGGCAGAATCGTCGCCCATATAGTCGATGACGCGGATGAACCCGTGGTCGAGCACGTCATAGGCGCGGTACAGATGCGCCTCCATCCCCGGCACGGTGGCGCGCAGGGTTGGCGAGGTCTGCGTGCGCAGTTCGTCGATTTCGGCTTGTTGTTCGGGTGACAGGGGCATGTGCGGCGTCCTTGGAAAAGGGTCTGGGATTCGGTGACCACTATATCTGGAGGCAGGCAAAGCAGGAACAGCCATATGGGGTGATGTGTCTGGAAAACATATACCGGAGGTTATTCAGCGATTTTTGAGCGCAAGCGTTGACAAAGGGGCGGCGTTCTTGGGATTGTCCGGTGAAATTACGGATAGGCAGGCAATCATGAAAATCAATGCAGCGGGGCTTTTGCTTTGCACGTTTCTTGTTGGGTGCGGCGGCGGCGATGCGCCATTCGGCGAGGGCGCAACGGATTCAGAGACGGATTCAGGGACTGACGGGGGCACCGGCACAGGTGGCGACACCGGTGAAGAAACCGGTATCATCCGCGAGGGTTTGCCGCCCGGCACCGCCTCCCCGACACCAAGCTCGCGCATTGTACGTTCGGAACCCACCGAAGCCGAAGGCGGCAAGCAGGGCGACGGCTTTGCCACCGGCATCCGCTATGACGGCGACACGGATGTGTTCACTGTCGACGGTCTGGCCTTTGACGGCGGCAACCGCTACGCCCGCGGGGAGAATGTCAGCAGTTTGAACGACGACTACGCGGTTTACGAAGCGTTCCAGCAGTTCCCCGACGGTTCGAATGACGAATTGATCAACCAGTTCACCCACCGCGCGATTTACGGTGTGAGCCGAAATCTCGACTCTGACGGCAACCCGGCGACGCAGTTCGCGATTGTACGGACAGGGGCCTACATCCCTTACGGGTTTGGCGGGTTCGTGTATGAGCGTGAAGGTTCAGTTGCCCTGCCTACAAACGGACAGGCCGTTTACCGCGGTAAAAGTGCCGGTGTGCGGGATTTTGAAGGCGCGGGCGGACTTGAATATGCCACGAGCAATGTGGAAATCGCGATTGATTTCGAAGATTTCAACGACTCCACTGGCGTAGGCGGTGCCGGCGTGCGCGGGATATTCTCCGACCGTCGCGTTTACGACATTAACGGTCTGGATATCACCGATACTGTGGTCAGCCGTATCAATGCCCAGAACGACGCCAGCATCGGCACGATTCCAGATGCGCGGTTCGAAGTGGGTCCCGGCGTGATGGATGCCAACGGCGAAATCATCGGGGAGGTGTTTAGTAACTTCGTCAACGACGACGGACGGGTTATCGAATACGAAACCGGCAAGTATTACGCGATTGTATCGGGCGATGACGCGAATGAAATCGTGGGTGTTATTGTGGCCGAAAACACAGCCGAGCTTGATGATATCACTGTGAGAGATACCAGCGGCTTCATCATCTACCGCGACTAGGCTTTGTAAAATGGCCTTGCAGAAATTGCAGCTTTGGGGCGCGACTGTCGCTCTTGGGGGCCTTCTCGCTTTTGGCGGGGGGGCCTTGGCGCAAAGCGTATTGACGGCGGACCAGATGCGCAATGCGGCTGGTCTAAGCCTGAAAGACGGCAATCCGGTTCAGGCCGAGGCGCTTGCGCAGGCCTTGCTGACGCGTGACGAAAACGATCTGACTGCATTATTGATCCGCGCCCGTGCGCTGCGCGATCTCGGCCGATTGGACGAGGCGCAGGACATGACGCGCCGCGCGTGGCGACAGGCCGGCAGTGACGCTGACAGATACGCCACGGCGCTGATCACGGCACAGGTGTTGTCCTCGCAAGGCAAACGCACCCGCGCCCAGCTTTGGTTGCGCCGCGCGGCGCAGCACGCGCCGAATGACGCGCTGCGCCGGCGTGCGGAACGCGATTTCGGGTATGTGAAGCAGCAAAATCCGTGGAAGACGGATGTGACCTTCACCTTTGCGCCAAATTCCAACATCAACAACGGATCAGCACGGGATCGGTCGCGGCTGAATTATGCGATCTCCGAAATCCTGTTCGGGGAACCGGTCGAATATGACCTGAACGCCGAAGCACAGGCCATTTCCGGGCTTGAAGTTGGCGGTTCGCTGCGCAGCCGCTACCGGTTTCACCAAACCCCGATTTCCGCCCATGACGCAAAGGTTGCCCTGTCCTACCGGACCTTCAGCATCACCGATGATCTGGGGGCATCTGACGTCAGCGGATCGGACTTTGCCTTTGGCAGCGCGTCTGTCGGGTATGGATACCGCCGGTTTGTGATGGATAAGAAGGGCGAATTCGCAGCCGATGTCGAAGCGGGTCAAAGCTGGTATGGTGGCAGTCGGTATGCCAGTTTCCTGCGCGGCCAAGCGCAACAATTGCTATATCTGTCCCCGCGCCAGCAACTGCGGTTCGGCGGTGAGGTCGAGCGGCAGTGGGGGCAAGCGACAGCGGACCGCGATCTGTTCGGCCTGTCCGCCAGTATCACGCAGGCCTTTGCGTCTGGCAACTCCGGTTTTGCGGGGCTGTATCTGACGACGACCCAATCCGACACTGCGAGTGTGGAATATTCCGAAGTCACGCTGCGCACCGGACTGGCACTGCGCCAACCGGTGCTGGGGGCAAAGGTGCAATTTGGCCTTGGTGCCAGTTGGCGCGATTATGATGTCTCGCGCGATTCCCGTGACGGGCGCCAAGACAGGCGTGTTTTTGCGGATGTGACCGCGACCTTCAAAGACATTGATTATTACGGGTTCAACCCTGCGGTGACCCTGTCCGCGTCGAGCACGGATAGCAATGTCGGGCTGTATGATGTGAACCGCGTCGGATTGAACATCGGGATTAAATCGGCGTTTTAGGGTCAACTTGTCGGGAAGTTGCCGCGGGTGACTGGCCACGGCGGATGGCTATGCTAGGTTCAGGCAAAGTGTAATCCAAGGAGCCAAACATGCCGATCAAATACCTGCACACGATGGTGCGCGTCAAAGACCTTGATGCCTCGATCGCCTTTTACAAATTGCTGGGACTGGTGGAGCGTCGCCGTACAGAAAACGAAGGCGGCCGCTTTACGCTGGTGTTTCTGTGCCCTCCGGGGATGGACGACGGGCACGCCGATGTTGAATTGACCTACAACTGGGATGGCGATGATGCGCTGCCCAGCGACAGCCGCCACTTTGGTCACCTCGCCTATACGGTCGAAAATATTTATGAGATGTGTCAGCACCTTATGGACAACGGCGTGACCATCAACCGTCCCCCGCGCGATGGCAACATGGCGTTTGTGCGCAGCCCTGACAACATTTCGATCGAGTTGTTGCAAGAAGGCGATGCGCTGGCACCGGCCGAACCCTGGGCCAGCATGGAAAACACCGGTCACTGGTGAAACCTCTCGCCGCCCTTGTTACGTTGCTGATGGCCGTATCGGGGGCGGCGGTTGCCGAATGCCGCCTTGCGCTGGTGCTGGCGCTGGATGTGTCGAGTTCGGTTGACCCCACCGAAGATGCGCTGCAACGCGGCGGTGTGGTGGCGGCACTGACCGCGCCCGAAGTGGCCGAAGCGTTCTTTGCCACCGATCAACACGTCGCCCTCGCGGTCTATGAATGGTCAGGGCGCGAGCAGCAGGACATCTTGCTGGACTGGACCCTGATCGACGGGCCACATGCCTTGCTTGCTGCCGCAGAAACGGTGGCGGCGACACGGCGTGGCCATGCGGATTACCCCACAGCAATGGGTCATGCCCTCGGGTTCGGGGTGCGCTTGCTTGAGGCGGCACCGCCTTGCGCGCGCCATACGTTGGACATGGCGGGGGACGGGCAAAACAACGAGGGGTTTGGCCCGCAAGATGCCTATAACGCATATCCTTTTGACGAGGTCACGGTGAACGGTTTGGTCGTGAACGCCGGTGATTTCGAGGGCGAGTTGGGATTGATCCCGTTTTACCGCGCCGAGGTTTTGCACGGGCGCGGTGCATTTTTGGAAATCGCCAACGGGTTTGCCGATTATGAACGTGCGATGCGGCGCAAGCTGGTGCGCGAGGTCACGCCGGTCGTGATCGGGCGGCTGGACGGGGGAAACTGATGATCCGCGCGGCGGTAATGGCTGCTGCCCTGGCCCTGCTCGCGGGCCCCGTGGTGGCGGAATGCCGGCAGGCGCTGGCACTGGGGCTGGACGTATCGGGATCCGTGGATGCGCGCGAATACCGGTTGCAGATGGACGGTGTCGCCACGGCGCTGAACGCACAGGAAGTGCGCGAAAAGCTGATGTTGATGCCCGCCGCCCCCGTCAGGGTGATGGTGTTCGAATGGTCAGGCCCTGCGGATCAGGCGGTTGTGGTCCCGTGGACGGTGATCGACAGCGCGGCAGCGCTGGACGGGGTGATCGCAGCCCTGCGGGCGACACAGCGGCGCGATGCCAGCCCCGGCACGGCGTTGGGCGTGGCGATGAGCGAAGGGGAGCGGCACCTGCGTGCGCAAAGCGCGTGCTGGAAACGCACGCTGGATCTGTCGGGGGACGGCAAGTCGAACCTTGGCCCGCGCCCGCGCGACATGCGCGCGCGACTGGAGCGCAGCGGGATCACGATCAATGCCTTGGTGATCGGGGTCAATGACCCTGATATGGGCGATATCCGGCAGGCGGAAATCGCGGAACTCTCGTCCTATTTCCGCGCAGAAGTGGTGCTGGGGCCGGATGCCTTTGTGCAGACCGCAATCGGGTTTACCGATTACGCGCGGGCGATGACGCAAAAGCTGATCCGCGAGCTGGAGGGGCTGGTGCTGTCCAGACTGTAAGGCGCTGGCGTCACGTAAATGTGCATTTGGCGGGGCACCGGCAACTGGTATTTGGCCTTAACTCAAAAAGGACAGGTCCATGACACCCTTCACCCGCCGTGCGTTCATCTTGTCAGCTGCCAGCCTGTATCTGGTATCGCCCGCGCTTGCGGCACAAAAACGGGTGTCGACAGGGGCGGATGGTGTGGCTCTTCAAGGGTATGACACCCGCGCATATTGGGACGATGCGACGGCCCGCAAGGGGTCAGACACTCATCAGGTCGATTGGAACGGTGTACCGTGGCATTTCGCGACCAAGGCAGAGGCGGAGGTTTTCGCCGCCAGCCCTGCCCGCTTTGCCCCGCAGTTTAGCGGCTTTTGCACCCGCGCGATGTCATTCAAAAAGGTAGTGGATGGCGACCCGGAGGTCTGGCGCATCTTTGAGGGCAAGCTGTATCTTTTTGCCCAGCCAAAAGGCGGCAAGGCATTTGACAAAAGTGCCGCCCCGATGATTGCCAAGGCACAGGCCCATTGGGACAGCCTTGGCTAAGGGCAGGCCACGTTAATAGATATAGCGGATCTGGTCGGTCCAGTAGCGCTCCATCCGTTTGAGCGATCCGGTGATTTCGGCAATACCGTCCTGCCCCAGCACGCCCTTGTCGCGCAGACCGTCTGCGTGACGTTCGAACAGATCCGCCACCACATCGCGGATGTTGCGCCCTTTTTCGGTCAGGCGCACCCGCACCGAACGGCGGTCAATCTCGCATCGCTGGTGGTGCATATAGCCCATTTCCACCAGCTTTTTCAGGTTGTAACTGACGTTGCTGCCTTGGTAATAGCCGCGGCTTTTCAATTCGCCTGCCGTCACCTCGTTGTCGCCGATGTTGAACAGCAACAGGGCCTGCACCGCATTGATTTCTAACGCACCGACGCGTTCGAATTCATCCTTGATCACGTCCAGCAACAGCCGGTGCAACCGTTCGACCAACGACAGCGCTTCGAGATAGCCGATCATAAAGTCGTTGTTTCGAGCGCTGTGCCCGATGGGGTCTTGAATACTCATCTGAGGTCTCCGACTCATTTGTTGAGCCAGAACCTGAAGAATAAAACAGAATATTTCGTTAAACCCCGCGGGGGGCGATTTCCCCGCTACTTGAGCGGGGAAAAGTCGGCGGCGATATCGGCAATCAGCCCCGAAAACTGCGCCGGTGCCGGCTGTTGGCCGGTGACCCATTGATACAGATCGTGGTCGTTTTCGTTCAGCATCGCATCATAAAGATCAAGCCCCGCATCCGCCATCTGCGCCAGATGCCGGTCGGCAAAGGACGTCAGGATCAAGTCCATTTCCTTGATCCCGCGCCGGATCGAGCGCATGTACAGGCGTTTGATTTTGTGGTCCCGCAATTCCTCAGACATGTTGCGGTGCCTCAAGCGCCAGACGCAGGCGTTTTTCAAGACGCCCCATGGCTTCGACATTCGACAGCATTTCGGCGCGCAGCAGGCGGATGTCCGTCAGGATGGCCTGCATGTCCTCGCCTACGGTTTCCGCGTCAAGCGGGCCTTCAATGCCTTCGCCCTCTCCGTTGATCAGCCACATCATCGACACGTTCAACAACCCTGCCAGCATTGACAGCCGGTTGGCGCGCGGTTCGGAACGGTCTTCTTCCCATGACCGCAACGTTGTCAGCTTCACGCCCAGCCGTTTGGCCAGCACACCCTGGTTCATGCCCGCCCGTTCACGCGCCGCAGCCACGCGGTCGCCGAATGTTGCGGCTTCGGGGCCATACCAGTCTGTTTCATCGGTCATTATTTCATCTCTCCTGTTCGACTGTAATCTATACACCTGAACGGCGCAGGGGTGTGATCAATGCGCTTGAACGGCGCAAAGGCTAACCCTATGAGTGTAGGAGAACCCATAACGCTGTGAGGCCCAGAATGGAACTGCTCTCCGCGACGCTCGACCGTGTCAAACCGTCCCCCACCATCGCCGTGTCCAATAAAGCCGCCGAATTGAAGGCCGCCGGACATGATATCATCGGCCTTGGCGCCGGCGAGCCGGATTTCGACACGCCCCAGAACATCAAGGACGCAGCGATCGCCGCGATCAACGCGGGCAAGACCAAGTACACGGCCGTGGATGGGATTGCGGAGCTGAAACAGGCGATTTGCGCCAAGTTCAAACGCGACAACGGGCTTGACTACAAACCGTCGCAGGTCAGCGTTGGCACGGGCGGCAAACAGATCCTGTACAATGCTTTGATGGCCACATTGAACGAAGGCGACGAGGTGGTGATCCCTGCCCCTTATTGGGTCAGCTACCCCGATATGGTGTTGCTTGCGGGCGGCACGCCGGTGATTGCCGAGGCCTCGTTGCAGACCGGTTTCAAACTGACCGCAGATCAGCTTGAGGCTGCGATCACCGACAAAACCAAATGGCTGATCTTTAACTCGCCGTCCAATCCGACCGGCGCGGGTTACACGTGGGACGAGCTGAAACAGCTGACGGATGTGTTGATGCGTCACCCGCATGTGATGGTGATGACCGATGATATGTATGAACATCTGGTCTATGACGATTTCAAATTCTGCACCCCCGCACAGGTTGAACCGCAGCTGTACGAGCGGACCTTGACGGTCAATGGCGTGTCCAAAGCCTATGCGATGACGGGCTGGCGCATAGGATATGCGGCGGGGCCGGAAAAGCTGATCGGGGCGATGCGCAAGGTGCAATCGCAATCCACCTCCAACCCCTGTTCGGTAAGCCAGTGGGCAGCTGTCGAGGCATTGAACGGCACGCAGGATTTCATCGCGACAAACAACGAGATGTTCGCGCGGCGTCGTGATCTTGTGGTGAAGATGCTGAACGAAGCAGAGGGCATCCGTTGCCCGGTCCCGGACGGGGCGTTTTATGTCTACCCCTCCATCGCGGGCTGCATCGGCAAAACATCGGCGGCAGGCACAAAGATCACCAACGACGAGGTCTTTGCGACGGCATTGCTGGAAGAGACCGGCGTGGCCGTCGTCTTTGGTGCGGCTTTCGGTCTTTCACCCAACTTTAGAGTGAGTTACGCTACGTCTGATGCAGCTCTGACAGAGGCCTGCACCCGCATCCAGACCTTCTGTGCGGGATTGACCTAACGAGAGAGCACGCATGGCACCGGACCGGATCACCGCCAACCTGCCCAGTCGGGATTTTGATGAAACCCTGCGCTTTTACGAGCAGCTGGGTTTCACCCTTCATTTTCGCAATGACGGCTGGATGATCATGGGGCGTGGCACCATGCAGCTGGAGTTTTATCCCCACCCCAAGCTGGTGGCGGCGGAAAACTGGTCCAGTGCCTGCATTCGGGTGGATGACCTTGACGGGTTGCATACGCAATGGTCTGTGCTGGATCTGCCGGATGATCCCAATGGCCGCCCGCTGAATATGGACATGATCGGTGGTGCGGGACAGCCGCGCTTTTTCCCGGTGATTGATTGCAACGGCTCGCTTTTGCGATGCATCGACAACGGGAGCGTGTAACGTGAGCGCCGAACTGCCAGAGTATTACTTTCGGGTGCGCGAAAACGGTGCGGCGGTGTTTCGTGTCGACACCGAAAACCGCCAGCGGCGGATCGAGATGGACCAGATTGCCGTCGTCAACATCAAGAACGGCGAGATCAAACCACACGGCGACCGTACCCTGTCCGAAGAGGACCGCACAACGATTCAGGACTGGATGGCAGAGCGGATGCGGGTGCTGGCACACCGCGACATTGACGATATTTACCGCGCCGTGGATTACATGAACCTGACCACGCAGTGGGCCCAGTCCAAAGCCAGCAGCGAGCAGCTTGAGGCGGTCACGGACCAGTTGTTGTTGGCGATGCATGACCTGCGCAGCACGCTGGTGCGCAAGAAGGCGGACCGCTTGCTGAAAAAGTAGGCGGCTCAGCCGTGTTTCAGGGACCTGTGCAGCGACGGCATTGTGACTTTCCAGAAGCGGGCGTTCAGCAGGATCGACGCCACCGCAAGGCCGATCACCAAGCCGCCCCAGACACCGATACCGCCCCAGTCGAGTACAAAGCCGAGCACATAGGAACAGGGCACGCCAACCACCCAATAGCTGAAGGCGGCCATCCACATCGGCACGGTGGTGTCCTGCACCCCGCGCAACACGCCCAGTGCGATGACTTGCGTGCCATCGACCAGCTGGAACAGCGCCGCAGCCGCCAAAAGCCCCACACCCACCGCAAGAATTTCCGCCCGCGCCGGTTCGTTTTCCTGCATGAACAGCAAGATCAGCGGTTCAGGCCAGATCACGAAAATCGCAATGGTGACAGCGGCAAAGAGCACGGACATGGTCGTAACGATGGATGCCCCCCGCGCCATATGCAGCGCGTCCCGCCGCCCCAGCGCATTGCCCGCACGGATCGTCGCGACGTTGCTGAATCCCAGATGCACCATGAAGGTGATCGAGGCGAGTTG is part of the Sulfitobacter geojensis genome and harbors:
- a CDS encoding VOC family protein — protein: MPIKYLHTMVRVKDLDASIAFYKLLGLVERRRTENEGGRFTLVFLCPPGMDDGHADVELTYNWDGDDALPSDSRHFGHLAYTVENIYEMCQHLMDNGVTINRPPRDGNMAFVRSPDNISIELLQEGDALAPAEPWASMENTGHW
- a CDS encoding YHS domain-containing (seleno)protein, which translates into the protein MTPFTRRAFILSAASLYLVSPALAAQKRVSTGADGVALQGYDTRAYWDDATARKGSDTHQVDWNGVPWHFATKAEAEVFAASPARFAPQFSGFCTRAMSFKKVVDGDPEVWRIFEGKLYLFAQPKGGKAFDKSAAPMIAKAQAHWDSLG
- the thyX gene encoding FAD-dependent thymidylate synthase gives rise to the protein MPLSPEQQAEIDELRTQTSPTLRATVPGMEAHLYRAYDVLDHGFIRVIDYMGDDSAICQAARVSYGKGTKSVQNDEGLIRYLMRHWHSTPFEMCEIKLHVKLPVFVARQWIRHRTANVNEYSARYSILDREFYIPAPEHVNAQSVVNNQGRGGVLEGAEAARVLEILKSDSNRAYDNYESMISTDGPDGAPQDGLARELARMNLPSNIYTQWYWKVDLHNLFHFLRLRADKHAQYEIRVYADAICKVVADWVPAAYGAFEDYRLGGATMSGKALDCVRRMIAGEEVTQETSGMSKGEWREFMGVIG
- a CDS encoding pyridoxal phosphate-dependent aminotransferase, which translates into the protein MELLSATLDRVKPSPTIAVSNKAAELKAAGHDIIGLGAGEPDFDTPQNIKDAAIAAINAGKTKYTAVDGIAELKQAICAKFKRDNGLDYKPSQVSVGTGGKQILYNALMATLNEGDEVVIPAPYWVSYPDMVLLAGGTPVIAEASLQTGFKLTADQLEAAITDKTKWLIFNSPSNPTGAGYTWDELKQLTDVLMRHPHVMVMTDDMYEHLVYDDFKFCTPAQVEPQLYERTLTVNGVSKAYAMTGWRIGYAAGPEKLIGAMRKVQSQSTSNPCSVSQWAAVEALNGTQDFIATNNEMFARRRDLVVKMLNEAEGIRCPVPDGAFYVYPSIAGCIGKTSAAGTKITNDEVFATALLEETGVAVVFGAAFGLSPNFRVSYATSDAALTEACTRIQTFCAGLT
- a CDS encoding bleomycin resistance protein: MAPDRITANLPSRDFDETLRFYEQLGFTLHFRNDGWMIMGRGTMQLEFYPHPKLVAAENWSSACIRVDDLDGLHTQWSVLDLPDDPNGRPLNMDMIGGAGQPRFFPVIDCNGSLLRCIDNGSV
- a CDS encoding helix-turn-helix domain-containing protein, giving the protein MTDETDWYGPEAATFGDRVAAARERAGMNQGVLAKRLGVKLTTLRSWEEDRSEPRANRLSMLAGLLNVSMMWLINGEGEGIEGPLDAETVGEDMQAILTDIRLLRAEMLSNVEAMGRLEKRLRLALEAPQHV
- a CDS encoding porin family protein gives rise to the protein MALQKLQLWGATVALGGLLAFGGGALAQSVLTADQMRNAAGLSLKDGNPVQAEALAQALLTRDENDLTALLIRARALRDLGRLDEAQDMTRRAWRQAGSDADRYATALITAQVLSSQGKRTRAQLWLRRAAQHAPNDALRRRAERDFGYVKQQNPWKTDVTFTFAPNSNINNGSARDRSRLNYAISEILFGEPVEYDLNAEAQAISGLEVGGSLRSRYRFHQTPISAHDAKVALSYRTFSITDDLGASDVSGSDFAFGSASVGYGYRRFVMDKKGEFAADVEAGQSWYGGSRYASFLRGQAQQLLYLSPRQQLRFGGEVERQWGQATADRDLFGLSASITQAFASGNSGFAGLYLTTTQSDTASVEYSEVTLRTGLALRQPVLGAKVQFGLGASWRDYDVSRDSRDGRQDRRVFADVTATFKDIDYYGFNPAVTLSASSTDSNVGLYDVNRVGLNIGIKSAF
- a CDS encoding DUF1194 domain-containing protein is translated as MAVSGAAVAECRLALVLALDVSSSVDPTEDALQRGGVVAALTAPEVAEAFFATDQHVALAVYEWSGREQQDILLDWTLIDGPHALLAAAETVAATRRGHADYPTAMGHALGFGVRLLEAAPPCARHTLDMAGDGQNNEGFGPQDAYNAYPFDEVTVNGLVVNAGDFEGELGLIPFYRAEVLHGRGAFLEIANGFADYERAMRRKLVREVTPVVIGRLDGGN
- a CDS encoding DUF1194 domain-containing protein — translated: MIRAAVMAAALALLAGPVVAECRQALALGLDVSGSVDAREYRLQMDGVATALNAQEVREKLMLMPAAPVRVMVFEWSGPADQAVVVPWTVIDSAAALDGVIAALRATQRRDASPGTALGVAMSEGERHLRAQSACWKRTLDLSGDGKSNLGPRPRDMRARLERSGITINALVIGVNDPDMGDIRQAEIAELSSYFRAEVVLGPDAFVQTAIGFTDYARAMTQKLIRELEGLVLSRL
- a CDS encoding MarR family winged helix-turn-helix transcriptional regulator, which translates into the protein MSIQDPIGHSARNNDFMIGYLEALSLVERLHRLLLDVIKDEFERVGALEINAVQALLLFNIGDNEVTAGELKSRGYYQGSNVSYNLKKLVEMGYMHHQRCEIDRRSVRVRLTEKGRNIRDVVADLFERHADGLRDKGVLGQDGIAEITGSLKRMERYWTDQIRYIY
- a CDS encoding succinate dehydrogenase assembly factor 2, yielding MSEELRDHKIKRLYMRSIRRGIKEMDLILTSFADRHLAQMADAGLDLYDAMLNENDHDLYQWVTGQQPAPAQFSGLIADIAADFSPLK